A segment of the Streptomyces sp. Tu 2975 genome:
CGGCACGATCCGTGCGGCGGCGCACCGGCGGTGTAGAAAGAAGCATGCGAGCGATCACAGCCGACCGCTACGGCGGCCCCGAAGTTCTGAAGCTCACGGAAACCGCTGATCCGAAAATCGCACCCGACGCCGTCCTGGTCCGTGTGAAGGCCGCCGGTGTCAATCCCGTCGACTGGAAGATCGTCGCCGGATACCTCGACCCGATCATGCACGTCCACTTCCCCCTGGTCCCCGGCTGGGACGTGTCCGGCGTCGTCGAGGCGGTCGGTCTGGACGCGACCGAGTTCTCCGTGGGCGACGAGGTCTGCGGCTACGTCAGGAAGGACGAGGTGCAGCACGGCACGTTCGCCGAGCTGGTCGCCGCCCCGGTACGCACGCTGGCGAAGAAGCCTTCGTCGCTCGACTGGCGGCAGGCCGCGGGCCTGCCGCTCGCCGGGCTCACCGCCCACCAGTCGCTGGCCCGCATCGGCGTCACACGCGGCGACACGGTACTGGTGCACGCCGCGGCCGGGGGCGTGGGCTCGTTCGCCGTGCAGATCGCGGTGGCCCTGGGCGCCCGGGTCATCGGCACGGCCAGCGAACGCAACCACGACTTCCTCCGCTCGCTGGGGGCCGAACCGGTCGTCTACGGAGAAGGCCTCGCCGAGCGCGTCCGCGAACTGGTGCCCGACGGCGTCACGGCGGCCGTCGACTACGTCGGCGAGGACGCCGTGGAGGTCTCCCAGCAGCTGCTCACCGACCGGACCCGCGTCGCGTCCGTCGTGGACGCCTCGGTCACACAGCGCGGCGGGCACCACGTCTGGGTGCGGCCGAGCACCGACGATCTCACCGATCTCGGCCGGCTCGCCGACTCCGGCAGCCTCACCGTGAACGTCGACCACGCACTGCCGCTGGCCGAGGCGGGCGAGGCGTTCCGGCTGAGCGCGGAGGGCCGCACCCGGGGAAAGATCGTGCTCGAGGTCGACTGAGTCCCCGGAGTGCGGCCGGGCGGAACGGGCCGCACCGGACGCGCCCCACGACGACGGCGAGGCACAGGAATGCGCCGGTCCCGACCGGGCGCCGCCGGACGTGGACGAGGGCACGGAAAAGGAAGAAACCAGGCGGAGCCCACCCACCGCTCTCTATCGTGGGAACCACCGGCAGAAATTCGGCAGAGCTGGTGAAAACGGTCGGAACAGGGCCGCTTCCCGACGGCCGCCCGGCCAGACTCCCTAGGAGGTCTGTCATGACTGACGCGACCGACGCGGCCCGGGCCGACGTCCAGGCGGACGCCGCTCTCAAGGCGAAGCACCGGAAGATGTGGGCGCTGGGCGACTACCCCACCCTGGCCGGTGAGCTCATCCCCGAGCTGGGCACGGCCCTGGTGGAGGCCTGCGGCGTGGCGTCCGGCGACAAGGTGCTGGACATCGCGGCCGGGACGGGCAATGCCGCGATCCCGGCGGCCCTGGCCGGTGCCGATGTCGTCGCCTGCGACCTCACTCCGGAGCTGCTGGAGGACGGTCTGCAACAGGCGCGGAAGCAGGGCGTGGAACTGGAGTGGCGCGAGGCCGACGCCGAGGCGCTCCCCTTCGGCGACGGCGAGTTCGACACCGTCATGTCCAGCGTCGGGATCATGTTCGCCCTCACCACGAGGCCGCCGCAGGCGAACTGCTCCGGGTCTGCCGCCCGGGCGGGACCGTCGGCCTGATCAACTGGACCCCGGAGGGCTTCATCGGGCAGATGTTCGCCGCGATGAGGCCGTACGCCCCACCGCCTCCGCCCGGTGCGCAGCCTCCGCCGCTGTGGGGGAAGGAGGAGCACGTCAGAACACTCCTCGGCGACGGGGTGACCGGTCTGGAGATGCGTCGGCAGCCGGTGCGGGTGGACCGCTTCGACCGGCCGGAGGCCTTCCGCGACTACTTCAAGGCCGTGTACGGGCCGACCATCGCCGTCTACCGGCACATCGCCGACTCCCCGGACCGGGTCGCCGAACTGGACCACGCGCTCGCCGAACTGGCCCGCGAGCACGGCTCCGGCACGGGCAGCTTCGCCATGGAGTGGGAGTACCTCCTGGTGACCGCCCGCCGGGGCGGTTGACCCCACCGCACGCACCGGACTCCGCGATCCGGCCTGATCCAAGCGAAAGACCCGGGCCGACCCCCGGCAGACGGAGACCCCGCCGCGACGGGGGATGCGCGGCGGGGCCCGATGGGCGTATGCCCCAGGAGCGGAGATCCATGCGTCTTTGACACGGCGGGTCCGCACCTTCCGGCTCACCCGCCGCCGCACATCCGCCGTGCGCCCTGGACAGCGGTGGTGCCCCCTCCGGCGTCCGCTGCGACGGCGGCGGCGGGCCGTGGAACGCAACGGGTCCAGGGCCCGCGGCATCAGTGACCGGCGGTCCTGCGCACGCAGGCGGCGACCACGTCCCGCAGGCTTCCCGTCCTGTGCAGCAGGTCGCGCTGGAAACGGGCGCCGTTGCCGTCCGCGTGCAGCGCGGCGACTGCCTCCGCGGCGCGGTCCGCGTCGCCGGTGTCCTTCAGGGCGTCGCCGACGTGGTCGAGCAGCACCCGTACGACGTCGGCGGCCGGTTCCGGGCGCATGGTGAGCGGATGGATCAGCCGCTCCTCCAGTCCGGAGCGGCTCGCGCGCCATCCCGCGAGCCGCAGCAGGCCGACGCCGTGCGGCACGGGCGGCAGACCCTCCCGCCACTCGCGTGCCGCCGTCTCCACCAGCGCGCGGACGAGCGTGGCGACGAGCACCGTGGTCGCCGCGTCCAGACAGACGTCCGCCACGCGGATCTCCACGGTGGGATACCGGTGGGAGAGCCGGGCATCGAAGTAGATCATTCCCTGATCGCGCAGGGCCCCGGTGCCGACCATCGCCTCGACCTGCTCGTGGTAGCGGTCGGCGGACCCGAAAAGCTCCACCGGACCCGCCGACGGCCAGCGGGCCCAGACGCGGCTGCGGTAGCTCGAGTAGCCGCTGTCCTTGCCCTGCCAGAACGGTGAGTTCGCGCTGATCGCCACGAGGACCGGGAGCCAGGGGCGGATGCGGTCGAGAACCGCGACGCCCTCCTCGTCCGACTCCACCGCCACATGGACGTGGCACCCGCACGTGAGCTGTTCCTGTGTGGTCAGGCCGAACTCCTCCGCCATCCAGCCGTACCGCTCGCCGCCCCACAGCGACGGGCTGACCGGTAGCGGCGAGGTGGCCAGCGCGGCGACCGCCGCGCCCAGGCGTTCGGCGTGGTGGGCGGCTTCGGCGCGCCGGCGGTCGATCTCGCCCGCGAGATCGTCCATCGACTCCTGCGGGAGCGTGGCGAACTCGAGCTGTTCACGCTGGAGCTCCGGCTCGAACACCTCCTGGCTGTCGCCGCTCTCCCGCTCGGCGGATGCGAGCACCGCCGCGGCCAGGGCGCATGGCTCGCCCGAGTCCGGATCCACGAGGAGCAGCTCCTCCTCCACGCCCACCGTGCGCATACCCACCACTCCCCGCCGAGGTCGAGATCTGTCGTGTGCCCGCTCACGGGAGCTCGATGCCTCGCACGCCCATCGCCCCGCCACGAAGCCGCGAACACCCGGTCGCCGGCCGGTACGCCCTCGGACGGCATGGAGCCGCGTAAGCCGTGACGGTCGGGGCAGGCGCAATGTCATGGCAGACATCGCACGGCTGCCACAGCAGCCTCCGCAGCGCATTCACCTCCTGGACCGCGCCGTGTGCGTCGCCCGCCGTCCGGGAGCGGAGGCGAGAGAGCTGCCGGCCGGCTGTCCGCTCCCCGGCATGGAGCCGGTGCCGTGACAGCGGGCTCCGCGGGCACCGTGGCGATGGTGGTCGCGCTGCTGCTGCCCGCTCTGCTCCTCGGGCTGGTGCTCGCGCTGGACCGCTACGAGGAGAGCCTGTTCCCGTCCGCGGCCACGCAGGCCGAGAGCCCGCGGCCCGAGAGCCCGCAGCCCGACCCCCGCCCGGGCGGCCGGCACGCGAGGCGCGGCCGGGCCCGCCGACGGCGCCGGGCAACCGGTCCACCGCCCTCGCCCGGGCCGTCTCCGCGGGGGCGGACAGCCCCCGCCCCCACCGGACCGCCCCTGGTAGGCCCTGACGAGGCGATCCTGTCTTCCCGTTCCGCGTGGGGCCCGGCCGCGCGACTCACCGCCGGCAGAGCCGCCGGGCCCCGTTTGCGGGCATTCCCCCGGCACCGGAGGGTAGGCGGGGTAGCCCACCGAGGCACCTGTCGCAGCAAGGGAGGAGTCGGCCGTGCCCGAGGAGAACCAGGAGGCCAGGGATCCGGGGGCCAAGCACCCGGAGCCGGAGTTCCCGAAGCAGGAGCAGCAGCACCCGGGCTGGACGGGTCCGATGGACCCGCCGCCGGACCACGGCGAGGAGAGCTATCGCGGCAGCGGTCTGCTGCGTGATCTGAAGGCCGTGCTGACGGGCGGCGACTCGGGTATCGGCCGCGCGGTGGCGCTCGCCTTCGCGCGTGAGGGCGCCGATGTGCTGTTCACCCATCTGCCGGAGGAGGCGGAGGAGGCGGAGGCGACGCGGCAACTGATCGTGGACGCGGGCCGCAAGGCGGTGCCGGTGCCGTGCGACATCCGCGAGGAGGAGCAGTGCCGGCAGCTCGTCGACCGCGCCGTGGCCGAGTTCGGGCACATCGACATCCTGGTCAACAACGCCGCCTACCAGATGTCGCAGCCGGACGGCATCGGCGCGATCACCACGGAACAGTTCGACCGCGTCATGCGCACCAACCTCTACGGCATGTTCTGGGTGTCGAAGATGGCCCTGCCCCACATGCCCCGGGGCGGGTGTGTCATCAACTCCACGTCGGTGCAGGCCTACAAGCCGAGCCCGCACCTGCTCGACTACGCGATGACGAAGGGTGCGATCGTCACCTTCACCCAGGGTCTGGCGCAGATGGTGGCGTCCGACGGGATCCGCGTCAACGCGGTCGCGCCCGGGCCGGTCTGGACGCCGCTCATTCCCGCGACCATGCCGGACACCGCCGAGTTCGGCAAGAAGTCGCTGTTCGGCCGGCCCGCGCAGCCTGCGGAGATGGCGCCCGCCTACGTCTTCCTCGCCTCCCCGCAGGCCGGCTACATCACGGCCGAGATCGTCAACGCGACGGGCGGGACGCCATTGCCGTGACCGCGGCTCCCGTCGCCGCGTGCCCGTCCGCGCGCTCCCCGTGCAGGACGGCCAGCAGCCCGGCCACGGCCGTGGCGACGGCGTCCCGGGCGGGGCCGAGGTACTTACGGGGGTCGGCCGTCTCCGGATGGGCGTCCAGGTAGGCCCGCGCGGCCTGGGTGAACGCCTTGTTGAGGTGGGTGGAGACGTTGACCTTCGTCATGCCGGCCGCGACGGCCTTCGTGAGTCCCTCGTCCCCGACGCCGGAGGAGCCGTGCAGGACCAGCGGGACGCTGACGCTGTCCCGCAGCAGGGTGATCAGCGCGAAGTCGAGGACAGCGTCCCGGGTGAGCATGGCGTGCGAGCTGCCGACGGCCACGGCGAGAGCGTCGACGGCCGTGGCGGCGACGAACTCGCGTGCCTCTGCGGGGTCGGTGCGTACGCCGGGCGCGTGCGCCCCGTCCTTGCCGCCGACCTCGCCGAGTTCCGCCTCCACCCAGACGTTCCGGGCGTGGCAGTGGGTGGTGATCCGCGCCGTCGCGGCCACGTTCTCGTCGTATGGCAGCTTCGAGGCGTCGAACATGACGGAGGTGAAGCCGAGTTCGACGGCCTGGTGCACGAGGTCGGGCGATTCCGCGTGGTCGAGGTGGACGGCGACGGGGGCGCTCGAGGCACGGGCGACGGCGAGGGTTGCGAGCGCGATCGGTTCCAACGCCCTGTGGTAGCGGGCGGTGTTCTCGCTGATCTGAAGGATCACGGGCCGGCCGGCGGCCTCCGCGCCGGCGACGATGGCCTCCGCGTGCTCGAGCTGTACGACGTTGAACGCTCCGACGCCCACGCCGCCTTGGACGGCGGAGCGGACGATGTCCTCAGTGGGCGTGAGCGGCATGGACTTCCTCCACGGTTATGGTCGTACGGGAGCGGCGGTCGTACGCCTCAGGCATGGCTGTTCTCGAGGACGACGGACCGGGTGAGGTTGCGGGGCCGGTCGGGGTTGTGGCCGCGCGCTTCGGCGAGCGCGACCGCGAGGCGCTGGGCGCGCACGAGGTCGGCGAGCGGGTCCAGATCCTGGGCGCTGTCCGTGGAGCCGGCGACCAGCGTGCCGCCGACCCGCGCGACGTCGTCCGCGAGGCCGTGCGGGAGCCGGCCGAAGGCCCATGCCACGCGCCCCGGGCCGGTGATGCTGATCGGCCCGTGCCGGTACTCCATCGCCGGGTACGCCTCGGTCCAGGCACCCGCCGCCTCGCGCATCTTCAGCCCGGCCTCGAGCGCCAGGCCGTAGGTCCAGCCGGTGCCGAGGAAGGTGAACTGCTCGGCGGCGCACACCTCGGGGTCAAGGGGTTCGACGATCGCTCGCTCGGCGTCCTCGATCGCCCGGTCGAGGGGGCGTACACCCTCGGGCAGGGCGTCCTCTGCCTCCAGATGGGCGCGTAGCAGCGCGAGGTTGGCGGTGGCGAACCTGGTCTGCACGACGGACTCCTCGTCGGCGAAGTCCAGGACCGCGACGGCGTCGGCCGCCTGCATGACGGGCGTCGCCGGGTCGGCGGTGACCGCGCCGGTGGGCACGGTGCCCTTCACACGCCGCAGCAGGTCCAGGACCTCGGTCGTGGTGCCCGACCTGGTGATGGCGAGGAGGCGGTCGTAGCGGCGGCCGTGCGGGAACTCGGAGGCCGCGAAGGCGTCCGTCTCGCCGTGGCCGCCGCTTTCGCGGAGCACGGCGTAGGACTGGGCCATGAACCAGGAGGTTCCGCAGCCGACGACCGCGACGCGCTCGCCCCTGCGGGGAAGGGCGGCTGCGTGTAGCGGGAGCGACCGGGCCGCCCGGCGCCAGACGTCGGGCTGAGAGGCGATCTCGGCCGAGGTACGGGAGGAACCGTGGGGTGACAAGGTGACGAGCTCCTTCGTGAGGGGTGGCGGGACGTCGTACCGGGACAGGGGACGGCCTGGCACGGCCTCCCTCGCACTGATCCGGCGGCTCCTGCATGATCCTGCACAGTCTCCGGCGATTTCGAGCAATTACAAGCACACTCTTGCGCAGTATCCAGCAGCATGCTCCCTCGAGCAAGTGGCCGCTCCGCGTCCCTTAGCGTGTGGGAGCGCAGGATCCAGGCCCCGGAGGAGTCCGACACATGTCCAAGCACGAGCGGTGGAGCAGGTTGCTGGAGTTGCTGGCCGCCGAGGGCAAGCTGGAGGTCGAGGAGGCCGCGACGACGCTCGAGGTGTCGCCAGCCACCATCAGAAGGGACCTCGACGAACTCGCGGAGCAGCAGATGCTCGTGCGCACCCGGGGCGGCGCCGTCGCCCACGGTGTCTCCTACGAACTTCCGTTGCGCTACAAGTCCTCCCGGCACGCCTCCGAGAAGCAGCGCATCGCCGCGGCCGTCGCGGAGCTGATCGGCGAGGGTGATGTCGTGGGCCTCAACGGGGGCACGACGACGACCGAAGTGGCGCGGGCCTTGGCTCTCCGGGCTGCCGGCGGGCGGCGGGAGCTCTCCGACGTGACCGCGCCCTCGCTGACCGTCGTCACCAACGCGCTCAACATCGCGGGTGAGCTGGCCGTACGCCCCCAGATCAAGATCGTGGTCACCGGGGGTGTCGCCCGGCCGCAGACCTACGAACTCGTCGGCCCGCTGACCGTGGGCGTACTGAACGAAGTCGTGCTGGACGTGGCCGTCCTCGGGGTCGACGGAGTGGATCCGCAGTTGGGGCTGATGACGCATCAGGAGGACGAGGCGAGCATCAGCCGGCTGTTCGCGGAGCGGGCGCGCCGGGTCGTCGTGGTGACCGACTCGTCCAAGATGGGCCGGCGGGCCTTTGCCAGGATCTGCGGCCTGGACCGCGTCGATGTGCTGGTCACCGACTCCGCCCTCCCCTCCGAGATGGCGGCCCGGCTCAGCGAGGCGGGCATCAAGGTCCACGCCGTCTGACCACGCGGTCCCCGGGCCCGCGTGTTCCGCGGCGGGCCCGGGGGTCACGGCCGGGGTTCTCAGGGAGCGACGGCCATGTCGAAGACGTGGATGTTCCCGTTGCCGGGCAGCACCACGAAGTCGACCTCCTTGGCCGCGTCGAGCGGGATCGAGTGGGCGAAGATGCGGTAGGCGATCCCCGCGTTCCCGTATCCGTTCTGCCGGTTACGGCCGTCGGAGGACGCGACCAGCGTCGCACCGTGGGCGTTCGCCGGGTCGAACGACCAGTTGGGGAAGCCGAACGAGCCGGTGCCGGTGCTGCCGTCCTTGTAGTAGACGGTGGCCTTCCCGGTCGCGCCGCTGCCGACGCCGGAGCCGAGGAAGACCAGCTTGCTGCCCCGGCCGCTCAGGGTGACGGCCTGGCCGGCGCTCGAGACGTTGCCTTTGGTCCCCGCGGCCGCCTCCGGCCAGGTCAGTTCGGCGCCCAGCGCCCGTACCGCAGCGCCGGGGGTCAGGCCGACGTCGGCGAGCTTCTGGGCGGAGAAACTGTTGCCGCCTCCGTCGTAGTTGCCGGGCGTCGGGTTGCTCTCGTCGGTGACGCCGACGTTGTTGTAGGCATCCGCGAGGTCCGCCAGCGGTGTGCCGCTGCGCTGGGAGCGGGTCGCCGTCACCGTTCCGGCTCCGTCGCCGCCCTTGTAGGTCGCTGTGGCGGTGAAGGTCCGCACGGTGAATCCACTGCGCGGCTCCGGCACCTGGATGCGGAACTCGGCGGCGGCCGTGGCGCCGGCGGCGAAGGTGCCGTCCACGCTGCGGACCGACGGCTGGACCGCCCAGCCCACCGGCCCGGCGAACGACACCCTCAAGGACCTCATCCGGTCGGGTCCGGCGTTCTTGACGGTCACCTTCACCGTCGAGATGGCCGGGCCCGCGAGGTCGACGGGCGCTATCGTCACCTCGGTCCGCGCGGGAGCCGGCGCGGGCTCCGGTTCGGCGGCGGTCGCGGCGGGCGCGGGAACGAGCAGCGCCGCCGCCACCGCCATGGCTCTGAGAGAAGATATCCGTCCGGCTGATCTCACTGTCTGCTCCTTCTGTCGGTCCGCCTGAGCGGTGGACTCAGGCGACGGGGGGCATCTCGGAAGTACGGGAGTCCAGACCTGTGCGGAGATTCACCCAGGAGCCCCGGGTGAAGTCGGGGACCTCGACCGGACGGCCGCCGGCGGCCAGGGACTTGACGCTGAGCGGTACCGGCGCGCACCAGGCGGCGGAGTCGTAGACGTCGATGTCGGGTACCAGTCCCGCCCGCATCAGCTGGACGGTGCGCCACTGCAGGACGTAGTCCATGCCGCCGTGGCCGCCGTTGTTCGCGGCGTCGTCGCCGATCTTCTTCCAGAGCCAGTGGTCGAACTCCTTGCGGTAGGTGTCGAAGTCGCGCCAGGAGTGCCCGCCGTGGTCGGGCTCGACGTAGATGCGGCCGCCGGTCGTCGAGGTGCCGGCGTAGTCCTCGAAGATGCCCCGGCTGCCGGCGAGGGAGTTGATGCGGCTGTACGGCCGGGGTGAGCTGACGTCGTGCTCGGCCCTGATGACCCGGCCCTTCGCCGTGTCGATCAGACAGGTGACCAGGTCGCCGTTGATGTAGGTCTCCCGCCACGACGGGTGCGAGCGCGGCACGAAGCGCTCCCGGTAGTCGGCCAGTCCCTTGGGTTCGGTCGCCGTGGCGCGCAGCACCGTCATACGGTCCCCGCGATTGATGTCCATGGCCGCGGCGATCGGCGCCAGGCCGTGCATCGCGTAGAAGGAGGCGGTGCTGCGGGTGTGCCAGAGGCGGCGCCAGGCGTCGGTGTAGTAGGTGTCGGAGAACAGCAGGGCCCGCAGGTCGTGCAGATAGCCGCCGTGCCCGTTGGTGACGTCGCCGAAGAGCCCCTCGTGCGCCATCTTCAGCATGGCCAGCTCGTTGCGGCCGTAGCTGCAGTTCTCGGAGAGGATCAGATGCCTGCGGGTCCGCTCGGAGGTGTCGACGAGGTCCCAGAGCTCGTCCAGTCCCGTGGCGATGGGCAGTTCGACGATGACGTGCTTGCCGGCAAGCAGCGCGGCCCTGCCCTGCTGGTAGTGGAATTCCCAGGGCGTGGCGATGTAGACGAGGTCGATGTCGTCGCGCTCCAGCATCCGGGCGAACGACTCGTCCGAGCCGCCGTACTCGGCAGGGCGCGGCTTGCCCGTGGCGGCCAGCCGGTCGGCGGTGCGTTTGGCGCGCTCGGCACGGATGTCGCATACGGCAGTGACCGTGCAGCCGGGGACGACGGACCAGCCCTCGCTCATCCCGTGGCCCCGGTTGCCGAGTCCGATCACTCCCACACGGACGGTCCGGTAGGGCTCGAAGGCGACGTCGATCATCGACTTCTGGCCCGGCCTGCGCCGCGGTGCGGGGTCGACGGCGGTGGCGGCCTCGGTGACGGCGGCGGCCTGTGCGGAGCCGACACCGGCCGCGAGTGCGCCGGTGGCGAGGGCTCCTCCCAGGAGCAAGCGGCGTGAGACTGCGGGAATTTCGGGCATATGGAACGCTCCTCGGTCCGCGATCGGCATCACTGGCGGGGAAGACTCTGGCGGGACGGCACCCGGGTGTCAATGGATGTTCGTAAGCACGCCGTTACGAACAAGAACAAGCATCGAATCGGCCCGGGCGCAAGAAGTGACAACTCGTCAACGTCACTCATCCACAACCCCGCGTCGAGCCGACACACCGTCACTTCACCTTTGCGGCGGCGGAGTTTGTTCTCAGTGATGACGAAGTATGGACAGCGTCAGCAAAAGGCTCCTAGGGTTTGCGGCGCACTCCTGTGAGCTCTCGGCTCCCTGCACCGCCTCCATCCGTAACTGCGTTCATCTGCACTGCGCTCATCTGCACTGCGTTCGTTCGAACCTTCGGATCGGCACCGGCCGATCGCGCCCCGCGTTGTGGTCCACGTTCACCACCGTTACGTGCTCCCGCCGCCAGGGAGCCCGGGAGGATGCATGAATCCACGGCTGCCCCAACGACTTCGCAGACGGGTGACCGGCCTGGTCGCCGCCTCGTTCCTGGCCGGCTGCCTCATATCGCCGCCGGCCTCCGCAGCGGCCGGCGCCGCAGAGGACCTGCCACCGCAGGAACCCGGCGTCACGCTGCGCGTCTTCGACATACAGCTCCCCATGAGCAAGATCTGCTCCATCAAGCCGGGACAGACGCCGAACGTCGACAGGTTGATGCCGACCATCGACTGGAGCTCCAACGACGACTTCGGCGCCGGCGACCACTTCGTCTCCCAGGTGATCGGCAACATCGACGTTCCCCAGGACGGCTCCTACACCTTCCGGCTGACCAGCGACGACGGCTCACGGCTGCTGATCGACGACAGGCCGGTCATCGACCACGACGGCTTGCACGGCGCCGAACCCAAGGACGGCTCGGTCGAGTTGACCGCGGGTCACCACGCCTTACGGATCGACCACTTCGACCGGACCGGCGGCCAGCAGGTAAGCCTCGCCTGGCGGCCCCCCGGCGCTTCCGGCTTCTCCGTCGTGCCGAACTCGGTCCTGAGCACCGACGCCGGTGTCGTACGCGTGACCGCGCCGGGCCGCAAGGAGTGCGAGAGCGGCACCGACTCCCCCGGCGACGGTCTGCCGCTGACCGGGGTCCACCCCGGTTACGACCTGACCGACCTCCGGCCGGCCGGCTTCGAGCCGCAGATCACCGGCATGGACTGGCTGCCCGACGGCCGCCTCGCCGTCACCACGTGGGGCGGCACCGACAACACCGCGGGCGAGGTGTACCTCCTCGGCAACGTCACCCATGACACCGGGCCGGAGAAGGTGACGGTCAAGAAGGTCGCGAGCGGCCTCAAGGAACCGATGGGCATCAAGGTCGTCGACGGCAAGATCTACGTGTCGCAGAAGCACGAACTGACCGAGCTCAGCGATGTCGACGGTGACGATGTCATCGACGAACGGCACACCGTGGCGGCCTGGCCCTTCGGCGGGAATTTCCACGAGTTCGCCTTCGGCCTGCTCCACCGCAACGGATTCTTCTACCTCAACCTGTCGGTGGCCATCAACTACGGCGGCGCGACCACCGATCCGCAGCCCGCGCGCAATCGCGGCACCACCATCAAGGTGAATGCCAAGACGGGCGAGGTCTCGTACGTCGCGGGCGGTCTGCGCACCCCGAACGGCATCGGCTGGGGCCCCGGCGGCGACATCTTCGTGACGGACAACCAGGGCGGCTGGCTGCCGGCCTCCAAACTGGTTCGGATCAAGCAGGACCGCTTCTTCAACCACTTCACCAACCCGGACGGCCCGTTCGACGCCAACCCGGTCAGCAAGCCCGTGCTGTGGCTGCCGCAGAACGAGATCGCGAACTCGCCGAGCACACCGCTCCACCTCACCAAGGGCCCCTACGCGGGTCAGCTGCTGTTCGGCGACGTCACCTACGGCGGCCTCCAGCGTGCCTTCCTGGAGAAGGTCAAGGGCCAGGACCAGGGCGCCGTGTTCCGGCACACCCAGGGACTCGAGGCGGGCGTCAACCGGATCAGCCAGGGCCCTGACGGCGCCATCTACGCGGGCGGTCTGGGCGCGGGCGGCAACTGGGGCCAGGAGGGCAAGCTCACCCACGGACTGCAGAAGCTGACGCCGAACGGCGAAGACGCCTTCGACATTCTGTCGATGCGTGCCAAGGCCGGCGGCTTCGAGCTGGAGTACACCCAGCCGCTGTCGCAGGCCACGGCCGACACGCTGGCCGCCCGCTACCAGGTCGAACAGTGGCGTTACGTCCCCACGCCCTCGTACGGCGGCCCGAAGGTGGACGAGGAGAAGCTGACCGTGCAGTCCGCGGCGCTGTCCGCCGACCGCAGGAAGGTCACTCTGGTCATCCCCGGCCTCAAGCCCGACCGGGTGGTCCATGTGCGCTCGCCCCGCCCGTTCAGCTCCGCGAGCGGCGAGGCGCTGTGGAGCACGGAGGCCTGGTACACACTGAATGCCATGCCCGGAAGACAACCGAAGGTCACGCTCTACGAGGCCGAGGAGGCGCGGCTCGCGGGCGGCGCCGGCACCGACACGGAGCACGCCGGTCACTCCGGCAGCGGCTTCGTCGACGGATACGGCACCGAGGGCGCCTCGACGACCTTCGACGTGGACGTCGACGAAGCCGGCACCTACGACGTCGGTCTGCGTTACGCCAACGGGCCGCATCCCTTCACCGGCACCAAGTCCGTGAGCGTGTACGTCAACGGCACCAGGATCGGACAGTCGAAGCTGCTCAGCACCGGCGAGTGGAACACATGGTCCACCCGGACCGAGCAACTGCCGCTGCGCGCCGGCGCCAACACGATCACCTACCGGTACGACAGCGGCGACACCGGGCACGTCAACCTCGACATGATCACCGTCCATCCCCACGGCAGCCGCATCGTCCTGTTCGACGGGGCGGACCGGTCGGCCTGGCAGCAGACCGACGGGCGCACCGCGCAGTGGCCCCTGACGGACGGCGCGATGGAGGTCTGCTGCGGCGACATCCGCACCAAGCAGGCGTTCGGCGACTTCACACTGCACGCCGAGTTCTGGCTGCCCGAGCTCCCGCCGGACGTGACGGGACAGGACCGGGCCAACAGTGGTGTCTATCTCCAGGACCGCTACGAGATCCAGGTGCTCGACTCCTACGGCGACACGACGCCCGACATCGACGGGGCAGCCGCGATCTACCAGCGGAAGCCTGCGGACGTCAACGCGGCGAAACCGGCGGGTACCTGGCAGACGTACGACATCACCTTCCGCGCCGCGCGTTTCGACGAGGCGGGCAGGAAGACGAAGGACGCCCGCGTCACCGTGGTGTGGAACGGCACGACGGTCCATGACGACGTGGCCGTGGCCGGCACGACCGGCGGCGGAGCACCGGAGGGGCCGACCACGGGCCCGATCCGCCTCC
Coding sequences within it:
- a CDS encoding family 16 glycoside hydrolase, which produces MNPRLPQRLRRRVTGLVAASFLAGCLISPPASAAAGAAEDLPPQEPGVTLRVFDIQLPMSKICSIKPGQTPNVDRLMPTIDWSSNDDFGAGDHFVSQVIGNIDVPQDGSYTFRLTSDDGSRLLIDDRPVIDHDGLHGAEPKDGSVELTAGHHALRIDHFDRTGGQQVSLAWRPPGASGFSVVPNSVLSTDAGVVRVTAPGRKECESGTDSPGDGLPLTGVHPGYDLTDLRPAGFEPQITGMDWLPDGRLAVTTWGGTDNTAGEVYLLGNVTHDTGPEKVTVKKVASGLKEPMGIKVVDGKIYVSQKHELTELSDVDGDDVIDERHTVAAWPFGGNFHEFAFGLLHRNGFFYLNLSVAINYGGATTDPQPARNRGTTIKVNAKTGEVSYVAGGLRTPNGIGWGPGGDIFVTDNQGGWLPASKLVRIKQDRFFNHFTNPDGPFDANPVSKPVLWLPQNEIANSPSTPLHLTKGPYAGQLLFGDVTYGGLQRAFLEKVKGQDQGAVFRHTQGLEAGVNRISQGPDGAIYAGGLGAGGNWGQEGKLTHGLQKLTPNGEDAFDILSMRAKAGGFELEYTQPLSQATADTLAARYQVEQWRYVPTPSYGGPKVDEEKLTVQSAALSADRRKVTLVIPGLKPDRVVHVRSPRPFSSASGEALWSTEAWYTLNAMPGRQPKVTLYEAEEARLAGGAGTDTEHAGHSGSGFVDGYGTEGASTTFDVDVDEAGTYDVGLRYANGPHPFTGTKSVSVYVNGTRIGQSKLLSTGEWNTWSTRTEQLPLRAGANTITYRYDSGDTGHVNLDMITVHPHGSRIVLFDGADRSAWQQTDGRTAQWPLTDGAMEVCCGDIRTKQAFGDFTLHAEFWLPELPPDVTGQDRANSGVYLQDRYEIQVLDSYGDTTPDIDGAAAIYQRKPADVNAAKPAGTWQTYDITFRAARFDEAGRKTKDARVTVVWNGTTVHDDVAVAGTTGGGAPEGPTTGPIRLQDHGSKVRYRNIWIEPLT